The following nucleotide sequence is from Pseudomonas sessilinigenes.
CCAAGGCTACGATCCGTAACTGGTCTGAGAGGATGATCAGTCACACTGGAACTGAGACACGGTCCAGACTCCTACGGGAGGCAGCAGTGGGGAATATTGGACAATGGGCGAAAGCCTGATCCAGCCATGCCGCGTGTGTGAAGAAGGTCTTCGGATTGTAAAGCACTTTAAGTTGGGAGGAAGGGCAGTAAGCTAATATCTTGCTGTTTTGACGTTACCGACAGAATAAGCACCGGCTAACTCTGTGCCAGCAGCCGCGGTAATACAGAGGGTGCAAGCGTTAATCGGAATTACTGGGCGTAAAGCGCGCGTAGGTGGTTTGTTAAGTTGGATGTGAAAGCCCCGGGCTCAACCTGGGAACTGCATCCAAAACTGGCAAGCTAGAGTATGGTAGAGGGTGGTGGAATTTCCTGTGTAGCGGTGAAATGCGTAGATATAGGAAGGAACACCAGTGGCGAAGGCGACCACCTGGACTGATACTGACACTGAGGTGCGAAAGCGTGGGGAGCAAACAGGATTAGATACCCTGGTAGTCCACGCCGTAAACGATGTCAACTAGCCGTTGGGGTCCTTGAGACTTTAGTGGCGCAGCTAACGCATTAAGTTGACCGCCTGGGGAGTACGGCCGCAAGGTTAAAACTCAAATGAATTGACGGGGGCCCGCACAAGCGGTGGAGCATGTGGTTTAATTCGAAGCAACGCGAAGAACCTTACCAGGCCTTGACATGCAGAGAACTTTCCAGAGATGGATTGGTGCCTTCGGGAACTCTGACACAGGTGCTGCATGGCTGTCGTCAGCTCGTGTCGTGAGATGTTGGGTTAAGTCCCGTAACGAGCGCAACCCTTGTCCTTAGTTACCAGCACGTTATGGTGGGCACTCTAAGGAGACTGCCGGTGACAAACCGGAGGAAGGTGGGGATGACGTCAAGTCATCATGGCCCTTACGGCCTGGGCTACACACGTGCTACAATGGTCGGTACAGAGGGTTGCCAAGCCGCGAGGTGGAGCTAATCCCACAAAACCGATCGTAGTCCGGATCGCAGTCTGCAACTCGACTGCGTGAAGTCGGAATCGCTAGTAATCGCGAATCAGAATGTCGCGGTGAATACGTTCCCGGGCCTTGTACACACCGCCCGTCACACCATGGGAGTGGGTTGCACCAGAAGTAGCTAGTCTAACCTTCGGGAGGACGGTTACCACGGTGTGATTCATGACTGGGGTGAAGTCGTAACAAGGTAGCCGTAGGGGAACCTGCGGCTGGATCACCTCCTTAATCGACGACATCAGCTGCTTCATAAGCTCCCACACGAATTGCTTGATTCATTGAAGAAGACGATAGAAGCAGCTTTAAGCTCCAAGCTGATAGCTCCAAGCTAACAGTTACAAGCTCGAAATTGGGTCTGTAGCTCAGTTGGTTAGAGCGCACCCCTGATAAGGGTGAGGTCGGCAGTTCGAATCTGCCCAGACCCACCAATTTTGTTATGGGGCCATAGCTCAGCTGGGAGAGCGCCTGCCTTGCACGCAGGAGGTCAGCGGTTCGATCCCGCTTGGCTCCACCATAAACTGCTTCTGAAAGCTTAGAAATGAGCATTCAAATCGAATGTTGATTTCTAGTCTTTTGATTAGATCGTTCTTTAAAAATTTGGGTATGTGATAGAAAGATAGACTGAACACTACTTTCACTGGTAGTGGATCAGGCTAAGGTAAAGTTTGTGAATATTGCAAACTTTCGGCGAATGTCGTCTTCACAGTATAACCAGATTGCTTGGGGTTATATGGTCAAGTGAAGAAGCGCATACGGTGGATGCCTTGGCAGTCAGAGGCGATGAAAGACGTGGTAGCCTGCGATAAGCTTCGGGGAGTCGGCAAACAGACTTTGATCCGGAGATCTCTGAATGGGGGAACCCAGCCATCATAAGATGGTTATCTTACACTGAATACATAGGTGTAAGAGGCGAACCAGGGGAACTGAAACATCTAAGTACCCTGAGGAAAAGAAATCAACCGAGATTCCCTTAGTAGTGGCGAGCGAACGGGGACTAGCCCTTAAGCTTCTTTGATTTTAGCGGAACGCTCTGGAAAGTGCGGCCATAGTGGGTGATAGCCCTGTACGCGAAAGGATCTTAGAAGTGAAATCGAGTAGGACGGGGCACGAGAAACCTTGTCTGAATATGGGGGGACCATCCTCCAAGGCTAAATACTACTGACTGACCGATAGTGAACTAGTACCGTGAGGGAAAGGCGAAAAGAACCCCGGAGAGGGGAGTGAAATAGATCCTGAAACCGTATGCGTACAAGCAGTGGGAGCAGACTTTGTTCTGTGACTGCGTACCTTTTGTATAATGGGTCAGCGACTTATATTCAGTGGCAAGCTTAACCGAATAGGGGAGGCGTAGCGAAAGCGAGTCTTAATAGGGCGTTTAGTCGCTGGGTATAGACCCGAAACCGGGCGATCTATCCATGGGCAGGTTGAAGGTTAGGTAACACTGACTGGAGGACCGAACCGACTACCGTTGAAAAGTTAGCGGATGACCTGTGGATCGGAGTGAAAGGCTAATCAAGCTCGGAGATAGCTGGTTCTCCTCGAAAGCTATTTAGGTAGCGCCTCATGTATCACTGTAGGGGGTAGAGCACTGTTTCGGCTAGGGGGTCATCCCGACTTACCAAACCGATGCAAACTCCGAATACCTACAAGTGCCGAGCATGGGAGACACACGGCGGGTGCTAACGTCCGTCGTGAAAAGGGAAACAACCCAGACCGTCAGCTAAGGTCCCAAAGTTATGGTTAAGTGGGAAACGATGTGGGAAGGCTTAGACAGCTAGGAGGTTGGCTTAGAAGCAGCCACCCTTTAAAGAAAGCGTAATAGCTCACTAGTCGAGTCGGCCTGCGCGGAAGATGTAACGGGGCTCAAACCATACACCGAAGCTACGGGTATCACGTAAGTGATGCGGTAGAGGAGCGTTCTGTAAGCCTGTGAAGGTGAGTTGAGAAGCTTGCTGGAGGTATCAGAAGTGCGAATGCTGACATGAGTAACGACAATGCGAGTGAAAAACTCGCACGCCGAAAGACCAAGGTTTCCTGCGCAACGTTAATCGACGCAGGGTTAGTCGGTCCCTAAGGCGAGGCTGAAAAGCGTAGTCGATGGAAAACAGGTTAATATTCCTGTACTTCTAGTTATTGCGATGGAGGGACGGAGAAGGCTAGGCCAGCTTGGCGTTGGTTGTCCAAGTTTAAGGTGGTAGGCTGAGATCTTAGGTAAATCCGGGATCTTAAGGCCGAGAGCTGATGACGAGTTACCTTTTAGGTGACGAAGTGGTTGATGCCATGCTTCCAAGAAAAGCTTCTAAGCTTCAGATAACTAGGAACCGTACCCCAAACCGACACAGGTGGTTGGGTAGAGAATACCAAGGCGCTTGAGAGAACTCGGGTGAAGGAACTAGGCAAAATGGCACCGTAACTTCGGGAGAAGGTGCGCCGGTGAGGGTGAAGGACTTGCTCCGTAAGCCCATGCCGGTCGAAGATACCAGGCCGCTGCGACTGTTTATTAAAAACACAGCACTCTGCAAACACGAAAGTGGACGTATAGGGTGTGACGCCTGCCCGGTGCCGGAAGGTTAATTGATGGGGTTAGCGCAAGCGAAGCTCTTGATCGAAGCCCCGGTAAACGGCGGCCGTAACTATAACGGTCCTAAGGTAGCGAAATTCCTTGTCGGGTAAGTTCCGACCTGCACGAATGGCGTAACGATGGCGGCGCTGTCTCCACCCGAGACTCAGTGAAATTGAAATCGCTGTGAAGATGCAGTGTATCCGCGGCTAGACGGAAAGACCCCGTGAACCTTTACTATAGCTTTGCACTGGACTTTGAATTTGCTTGTGTAGGATAGGTGGGAGGCTTTGAAGCGTGGACGCCAGTCTGCGTGGAGCCATCCTTGAAATACCACCCTGGCAACTTTGAGGTTCTAACTCAGGTCCGTTATCCGGATCGAGGACAGTGTATGGTGGGTAGTTTGACTGGGGCGGTCTCCTCCTAAAGAGTAACGGAGGAGTACGAAGGTGCGCTCAGACCGGTCGGAAATCGGTCGTAGAGTATAAAGGCAAAAGCGCGCTTGACTGCGAGACAAACACGTCGAGCAGGTACGAAAGTAGGTCTTAGTGATCCGGTGGTTCTGTATGGAAGGGCCATCGCTCAACGGATAAAAGGTACTCCGGGGATAACAGGCTGATACCGCCCAAGAGTTCATATCGACGGCGGTGTTTGGCACCTCGATGTCGGCTCATCACATCCTGGGGCTGAAGCCGGTCCCAAGGGTATGGCTGTTCGCCATTTAAAGTGGTACGCGAGCTGGGTTTAGAACGTCGTGAGACAGTTCGGTCCCTATCTGCCGTGGACGTTTGAGATTTGAGAGGGGCTGCTCCTAGTACGAGAGGACCGGAGTGGACGAACCTCTGGTGTTCCGGTTGTCACGCCAGTGGCATTGCCGGGTAGCTATGTTCGGAAAAGATAACCGCTGAAAGCATCTAAGCGGGAAACTTGCCTCAAGATGAGATCTCACTGGGATCTTGAATCCCCTAAAGGGCCGTCGAAGACTACGACGTTGATAGGTTGGGTGTGTAAGCGCTGTGAGGCGTTGAGCTAACCAATACTAATTGCCCGTGAGGCTTGACCATATAACACCCAAGCAATTTGCTTAAGAGCGAGTTGCGGTGTGTGAAGACGCACGAACCGAAAGTTTGCAGCACACAAACCTATTACATACCCATTCGCTGGAACGTTGCCCAAACAACGGCTCAGCTACAGAATTTCTTGACGACCATAGAGCATTGGAACCACCTGATCCCATCCCGAACTCAGCAGTGAAACGATGCATCGCCGATGGTAGTGTGGGGTTTCCCCATGTGAGAGTAGGTCATCGTCAAGATTAAATTCCGAAACCCCAATTGCGAAAGCAGTTGGGGTTTTGTCTTTGCGCGAACGAAAAGTTTCCATCGTTCACGCAGCTCTTTGATCGGTCCGGCTGCCAGCGTTCCGCGACAGTGCTAAGGTTCCGCCCTGGCTTTTTGCATTCTCCAAGGAAATCCTTTATGCCGGACGCCTCGTCCCTCAACCCTGGTTTCATGGTGGTTCATGGTAACCGCCTGGACGAGTTGCGCAGCCTGGTCGTCAGTTGGATGCGGCGCTACCCGCTAGCGCCCTTGGAGAATGAAATTGCCCTGGTTCAGAGCAATGGCATTGCCCAGTGGTTGAAGCTGGCCCTGGCCGAAGACCCCGAAGATGATGATTCCGGTGGCTGCGGCATAGCCGCTGCCATCGATGTACAGTTGCCCGGCAGCTTCATGTGGCAGCTGTATCGCCTGGTGCTGGGACGGGATGAAATCCCCCCAAAATCTCTGTTGGACAAGGCCCCGCTCACCTGGCGCCTGATGCGTCTATTGCCGGAGTTGATCGACGAGCCGCATTTCGAGCCTCTGCAACGTTTCCTGACCCATGACAGCGATCTGCGCAAACGCTACCAACTGGCCGAGCGCTTGGCTGACCTGTTCGACCAATACCAGGTATACCGGGCCGATTGGCTGGAGGACTGGGCCGCCGGGCGGCATCAGTTGCGCAACGTTCGAGGAGAGCCCAAGGCCTTGCCTGCCGCCAACTGCTGGCAAGCCGAGTTGTGGCGAGCGCTGCTCCTGGACGTGGGTACCGAAGGCATGGCCCAGAGTCGAGCAGGTGTGCACCAGCGCTTTATCGAGCGAATCAACAGCCTCGACACCACCCCCCAGGGGCTGCCACCGCGAGTGATAGTGTTCGGGATCTCGTCACTGCCGGCCCAGGCCCTGGAGGCACTGGCAGGTTTGGCTCGCTTTAGCCAGGTACTGCTTTGCGTGCACAACCCCTGTCGCCACCACTGGGCTGACATCGTCGCCGACAAGGACCTGCTGCGGCATCAGTACAAGCGCCAGGCGCGCAAGACCGGCATGCCCCTGGCGCTCGATCCGCAAACCCTGCACCAGCATGCACACCCCCTATTGGCCGCCTGGGGCAAGCAAGGTCGTGACTACATCAATCTCTTGGACAGCCACGACGACCCCAACAGCTATCGCGCAGCCTTTCGCGATGGACGTATCGACCTGTTCAGCGAGACCCGCCCCCTCAGCATGCTCCAGCAATTGCAGGACGACATTCTCGAACTGCGCCCTCTCGATGAAACCCGCGAGCTATGGCCCGAGGTCGATCTCCAGCAGGACTCGTCGATCCGCTTCCACATTGCCCACAGTGCCCAGCGCGAGGTGGAGATTCTCCACGATCAGCTGTTGGCCCGCTTCAGCGCCGATCCCGAGCTGCGCCCTCGCGACGTGATCGTCATGGTTCCGGATATCGACAGTTACGCTCCGCATATACGCGCCGTATTCGGCCAGCTGGAACGCGATGACCGACGCTTCATTCCCTACACCCTGACCGACCAGGGGCAACGTGGCCGCGATCCGCTGCTGATCGCCGTGGAACACTTGCTGAAACTGCCGGACAGCCGCTTCCCGGTCAGCGAGATTCTCGATCTGCTGGATGTCCCTGCCCTGCGCGCACGTTTCGGTGTCGACGAAGCCGACTTGCCGACCCTGCATCGCTGGATCGAAGGTGCTGGTATCCGCTGGGGCATGAATGCCGAACAGCGAGCCGAATTGGGGCTGCCCGAGGAGCTGGAGCAAAACAGCTGGCGTTTCGGTCTGCGGCGCATGCTGTTGGGATATGCCGTTGGCCGTTCCGATGCCTGCGCCGGTATCGAGCCCTATGATGAGATCGGTGGCCTGGATGCCGCCCTGATCGGTCCGTTGGTGGCCTTGCTCGACGCCCTGCAACTGGCCCATGAGCAGCTGTGCCAACCTGCCGTGCCTGGCCAGTGGGGCGAACGCTTGCACCACCTGTTGGAGCAGTTCTTCCTGGCCAGTACCGAGCATGACGATTACTTGCTGGGCCAACTGGAAGACCTGCGCGAAACCTGGCTGGAAACCTGTGAGTCGGTGGGCCTGCAGGATGAACTGCCTTTGACCGTGGTACGAGAGGCCTGGTTAGCGGGCCTCGACCAGGGGCGGCTGTCCCAGCGCTTCCTGGCCGGCGCAGTGAACTTCTGTACCCTGATGCCGATGCGTGCCATCCCCTTCAAGCTGGTGTGCCTGCTGGGCATGAACGATGGCGACTACCCGCGGGCCCAGCCCCCCCTGGACTTCGACCTGATGGGCAGCGACTACCGCCCGGGCGACCGCTCTCGGCGTGAAGACGACCGCTACCTGCTGCTCGAAGCCTTGCTCTCGGCGCGTGACCAGCTCTACATCAGCTGGGTCGGCCGCAGCATCCGTGACAATAGCGAGCGCCCGGCCTCCGTGCTGATCGGCCAGTTGCGCGATCACCTGGCCAGTGGCTGGCGAGCGCTGGATACACCTGGCGCCCTACTGGAAGAAATGACCCAGGAGCATCCGCTGCAACCCTTCAGTGCCCGCTACTTTCATGACGACGATCCGCTGTTCAGCTACGCCCGGGAGTGGCAAGTGCTGCATCAGGCCCCACAGGAGCAGGACACGCTTGTGCGCCTGGAGCCCTATGCCCAGGACGAGCCCCTGAGTGTGGCCCAGTTGCAAGATTTCCTGCGCCACCCGGTACGGCATTTCTTCAGCCAGCGGCTCAAGGTGTTCTTCGAAGCGATGGAGGCGCCCTTGGCCGATGAAGAACCCTTCGTCCTTGATGCCCTGCAACGCTACAACCTGAGCGACAGCTTGCTGGAGGCTGCACTGGGCGACGCCCGGCAACCCGAGCATGCGCTACAGGCTCAGGCCCAGCGACTGCAGGCCAGCGGCTTGCTGCCCATGGCCGGTTTCGGTGAGTGCCTGCAACGGGAGTTGATGGAACCCCTGCCGGACTTGTTGCAGCGCTACCAGCAATTGCTGGCCCTATGGCCAACCCCGCTTGCCAGCGCACTGCCGGTGAGCCTGGACTTGCAAGGTGTCCGAGTGGAGGGGTGGTTAAGCGGTTTGCACCAGCGTGCGGATAATGGGCTGTTGGCCGTGACCGCCATTGCCAATGGCATCGGCTCCAGCAAGACCCGCAAGTGGCACCGACTGATCAAACCCTGGATCAATCACTTGCTGGCCTGTGCCAGTGGCTACTGCCTGACCACGGCACTGGTGGCGAGCGACGACAGCCTGCTGCTCGCCCCGCTCGAGCAAGAGATGGCCCGCCAGGTCCTGGGCGAGATCTTGCAAGCCTGGCAGGCGGGCATGCGCCAACCCCTGCCCGTGGCCGTCAAGACGGCCTTTGCCTGGTTGGGGCAGAGCGATCCGGACAAGGCCGCCGCCGCGGCGCGCAAGGCCTATGACGGTGATGGGCAGAATAGCCAGGGCGAGCGCCGCGAAAGTCCGGCGCTGGCCCGCCAGTTTGCCGACTACAACGCATTGATCGCCGATGAAACCTTCAGCGGCTGGGCCCAAACGCTCTATCGCCCGCTACTCAACGCCCCATGGCGTTCAGCCCTCGGCGAGGAGGCCGGAGCATGACTGGACAACGCCCCCTGGCCCTGGCTTTTCCGCTGCACGGCAGCCAGCTGATCGAGGCCAGTGCCGGTACAGGCAAGACCTTCACCATTTCCGCGCTCTACCTGCGCCTGGTACTGGGCCATGGCGGTGAAGCCGAAGGTTTTGGCCGCGAGCTGCTGCCGCCACAGATCCTGGTGGTGACGTTCACCGACGCCGCGACCAAGGAACTGCGCGAGCGTATCCGCACCCGCCTGGCAGAGGCCGCACGCTTCTTGCGTGAAGAAATCCCGGCCCCGGACAGCCTGATAGAGCAGTTGCGCGAGCAATACCCCCCCGAGCAATGGGCCGCCTGTGCCAATCGCCTGGATATCGCAGCCCAGTGGATGGACGAGGCGGCGGTCTCCACCATCCACAGTTGGTGCCAGCGCATGCTGCGCGAACACGCTTTCGACAGCGGCAGCCTGTTCACCCAGACCCTGGAGACCGACCACAGCGACTTGCTGGGCCAGGTCCTGCGCGATTACTGGCGATTGTTCTGCTACCCCCTGCAAGGCGACGCACTGAACTGGGTGCGTAGCCATTGGGTGGGGCCGGCCGAGTTGCTGCCCCGGGTCCGGGCGATGTTCGGCAATGAGCGGCGCGGGCCGATGGAGCAGACGCCAGCCGAGTTGATCGAGGCCAGCCTGCAAGAGCGCCGCGAAGCCCTGGTGCAGATCAAGGCACCCTGGCGCCAATGGTCTGCGCAATTGCGGGATATCTGCCTGCAAGGGGTGGCCAGCAAGAGCGTCGATGGACGCAAGATGCAGGCGCGTTATTTCGAGCCCTGGTTCGACAAGATCGACGCGTGGGTCGATGACGAGAGCCTTGAGCAACTGGATATCGGCACCGGTTTCAGTCGCCTGACCCCAGAAGGCATGAGTGAGGCCTGGAAGAGCGACGCCCCAAGCCATCCCGGGCTTGAGGCGATGGCCGGACTCAAGGCCAGCCTGGAGGCCTTGCCCAGCCCGGATGCGGCGGTGCTGCAACATGCTGCACAATGGGTCGGGGCACGCTTTGAGGAAGAGAAGCGCCGCCGTGCCGAGATGGGGTTCGACGACATGCTGCTGCGCCTCGATGGCGCCTTGCAGAGCGATGGCGGCGAGCGTTTGGCGAGCCTGATCCGCGAGCAGTTTCCGGTGGCCTTGATCGATGAGTTCCAGGATACCGATCCGGTGCAGTACCGCATCTTCGAGAGCATCTATCGCATCGAAGACAACGACCCGACGACCGGGCTGTTCCTGATCGGCGACCCCAAGCAAGCGATCTACGCCTTTCGCGGTGCCGATATCTATACCTACCTGCGGGCGCGCCAGGCCACCAGTGGCCGCCTGCATAGCCTGGGCACCAACTTCCGCTCCAGCCAGGCCATGGTCAGTGCGGTCAACCACGTGTTCCTGCATGCCGAGCAGCGCCAGCAAGGGCGAGGCGCTTTCCTGTTTCGCCAGCCCGATGGCCAGAACCCGGTGCCGTTCCTGGCCGTGGCGGCCCAGGACCGCAAGGAGCGCCTGCTGGTCGATGGCCAAGCCGTACCGGCACTGAATTTCTGGTTGCTGCCTTCGGAGCAACCGTTGTCCGCAGCCCAGTATCGCCAGCACCAGGCCGCGTCCTGTGCCAGTGCCATTGTCGGCCTGCTCAATGGCGGCCAGCAGGGCCGCAGTGGTTTTGCCCGCGGCCCGCAAGAGCTCGAAGGCCTGCTGCCGGCGGACATCGCCATCCTGGTACGCGACGGCAAGGAGGCCCAGGCCATCCGTGCCGAACTGGCCGCCCGCGGGGTGCGCAGCGTGTACCTCTCGGACAAGGACTCGGTGTTTGCCGCCCAGGAAGCCCGCGACCTGCTGGTGTGGCTCAAGGCTTGTGCCGAGCCGGACGTGGAGCGTCCGCTGCGTGCCGCCCTGGCGTCCTTGACACTGAACCTGCCCCTGGTGGAACTGGAGCGCTTGAACCAGGACGAATTGGCCTGGGAAGCGCGAGTCATGCAGTTCCGTGGCTATCGGGCGATCTGGCGGAGCCAGGGCGTGCTGCCGATGCTGCGCCGCCTGCTCCACGACTTCCAGTTGCCCCAGGCCCTGATGGCCCGCAGCGATGGCGAGCGGGTACTGACCAACCTCCTGCATCTGTCCGAATTGCTGCAGCAGAACGCCGCCGAGCTCGATGGCGAGCAGGCGCTGATCCGCCACCTCACCGAACACCTGGCCTTGTCCGGGCAAGCGGGTGAGGAGCAGATCCTGCGCCTGGAAAGCGATGAGCAATTGGTAAAGGTGGTCACCATCCACAAATCCAAGGGCCTGGAGTACCCCCTGGTGTTCCTGCCGTTCATTTGCTCCACCAAGCCGGTGGACGGCAGCCGCCTGCCGCTGCATTACCACGATGCCGCCGGCAAGCCCCAAGTCAGCCTGCGCCCTAGCGCAGAGCTGATCGCCCAGGCTGACGACGAGCGCCTGGCCGAGGACCTGCGGCTGCTCTATGTCGCCCTGACCCGGGCCCGGCATGCCTGCTGGCTGGGAGTCGCCGACCTCAAGCGCGGTAACCACAGCAACTCGATCCTGAATCTCTCGGCCCTGGGCTACCTGTTGGGCGGCGGCGCGCAGTTGAACGAGTCCACTGGCTTGCAGCGCTGGTTGCTGGATCTGCAGCAAGGCTGCGATGCCATCGCGGTGGCCGAGTTGCCGCCCGCCGATGACCAGCGTTTCTATCCGCCGCGCAACGAAGCCCGCCTGCTGGCTGCGCTGGCTCCCGTGCGCCGGGCCGCGGAGAACTGGTGGATCGCCTCCTATAGCGCCTTGCGGATCAGTGACACCCTGGGTGTGGGCAGCCAGGCCCCGGACGATCCCCAGGCACAAAAGTTGTTCGATGATGAACGCCTGGACCCCGAGGCGCCTCGGGAGGTCGTCGCCAGCAGTGGCGATATCCATCGTTTTCCCCGCGGGCCGAACCCC
It contains:
- the recC gene encoding exodeoxyribonuclease V subunit gamma gives rise to the protein MPDASSLNPGFMVVHGNRLDELRSLVVSWMRRYPLAPLENEIALVQSNGIAQWLKLALAEDPEDDDSGGCGIAAAIDVQLPGSFMWQLYRLVLGRDEIPPKSLLDKAPLTWRLMRLLPELIDEPHFEPLQRFLTHDSDLRKRYQLAERLADLFDQYQVYRADWLEDWAAGRHQLRNVRGEPKALPAANCWQAELWRALLLDVGTEGMAQSRAGVHQRFIERINSLDTTPQGLPPRVIVFGISSLPAQALEALAGLARFSQVLLCVHNPCRHHWADIVADKDLLRHQYKRQARKTGMPLALDPQTLHQHAHPLLAAWGKQGRDYINLLDSHDDPNSYRAAFRDGRIDLFSETRPLSMLQQLQDDILELRPLDETRELWPEVDLQQDSSIRFHIAHSAQREVEILHDQLLARFSADPELRPRDVIVMVPDIDSYAPHIRAVFGQLERDDRRFIPYTLTDQGQRGRDPLLIAVEHLLKLPDSRFPVSEILDLLDVPALRARFGVDEADLPTLHRWIEGAGIRWGMNAEQRAELGLPEELEQNSWRFGLRRMLLGYAVGRSDACAGIEPYDEIGGLDAALIGPLVALLDALQLAHEQLCQPAVPGQWGERLHHLLEQFFLASTEHDDYLLGQLEDLRETWLETCESVGLQDELPLTVVREAWLAGLDQGRLSQRFLAGAVNFCTLMPMRAIPFKLVCLLGMNDGDYPRAQPPLDFDLMGSDYRPGDRSRREDDRYLLLEALLSARDQLYISWVGRSIRDNSERPASVLIGQLRDHLASGWRALDTPGALLEEMTQEHPLQPFSARYFHDDDPLFSYAREWQVLHQAPQEQDTLVRLEPYAQDEPLSVAQLQDFLRHPVRHFFSQRLKVFFEAMEAPLADEEPFVLDALQRYNLSDSLLEAALGDARQPEHALQAQAQRLQASGLLPMAGFGECLQRELMEPLPDLLQRYQQLLALWPTPLASALPVSLDLQGVRVEGWLSGLHQRADNGLLAVTAIANGIGSSKTRKWHRLIKPWINHLLACASGYCLTTALVASDDSLLLAPLEQEMARQVLGEILQAWQAGMRQPLPVAVKTAFAWLGQSDPDKAAAAARKAYDGDGQNSQGERRESPALARQFADYNALIADETFSGWAQTLYRPLLNAPWRSALGEEAGA
- the recB gene encoding exodeoxyribonuclease V subunit beta; the protein is MTGQRPLALAFPLHGSQLIEASAGTGKTFTISALYLRLVLGHGGEAEGFGRELLPPQILVVTFTDAATKELRERIRTRLAEAARFLREEIPAPDSLIEQLREQYPPEQWAACANRLDIAAQWMDEAAVSTIHSWCQRMLREHAFDSGSLFTQTLETDHSDLLGQVLRDYWRLFCYPLQGDALNWVRSHWVGPAELLPRVRAMFGNERRGPMEQTPAELIEASLQERREALVQIKAPWRQWSAQLRDICLQGVASKSVDGRKMQARYFEPWFDKIDAWVDDESLEQLDIGTGFSRLTPEGMSEAWKSDAPSHPGLEAMAGLKASLEALPSPDAAVLQHAAQWVGARFEEEKRRRAEMGFDDMLLRLDGALQSDGGERLASLIREQFPVALIDEFQDTDPVQYRIFESIYRIEDNDPTTGLFLIGDPKQAIYAFRGADIYTYLRARQATSGRLHSLGTNFRSSQAMVSAVNHVFLHAEQRQQGRGAFLFRQPDGQNPVPFLAVAAQDRKERLLVDGQAVPALNFWLLPSEQPLSAAQYRQHQAASCASAIVGLLNGGQQGRSGFARGPQELEGLLPADIAILVRDGKEAQAIRAELAARGVRSVYLSDKDSVFAAQEARDLLVWLKACAEPDVERPLRAALASLTLNLPLVELERLNQDELAWEARVMQFRGYRAIWRSQGVLPMLRRLLHDFQLPQALMARSDGERVLTNLLHLSELLQQNAAELDGEQALIRHLTEHLALSGQAGEEQILRLESDEQLVKVVTIHKSKGLEYPLVFLPFICSTKPVDGSRLPLHYHDAAGKPQVSLRPSAELIAQADDERLAEDLRLLYVALTRARHACWLGVADLKRGNHSNSILNLSALGYLLGGGAQLNESTGLQRWLLDLQQGCDAIAVAELPPADDQRFYPPRNEARLLAALAPVRRAAENWWIASYSALRISDTLGVGSQAPDDPQAQKLFDDERLDPEAPREVVASSGDIHRFPRGPNPGTFLHGLLEWAGGEGFRASPEAITDAVARRCNRRGWEGWIPTLSDWLQQVLQVPLPAGEGQPPVVLGQLVQYRVEMEFWFASHKVDVLKLDELVRQQTHQGAPRVTAEPVLLNGMFKGFIDLTFEHHGRYYVADYKSNWLGVDDAAYTEQAMEQSILDNRYDLQYVLYLLALHRQLKARLADYDYDRHMGGALYLFLRGTQAASRGLYFTRPPRQLIERLDLMFQGQAEPPRVEPAWEQGVLL